From the genome of Bacteroidales bacterium, one region includes:
- a CDS encoding DEAD/DEAH box helicase, with protein sequence MDIFNPIKFANNVNSKFLNYQLTAFPLSDPDLSEQARQLLKGGIDFKPLIKGPYVSISRSFKWGRNLKDLANKGYVHPALPGLSDYPQMFMHQDKALQEISKGRHCLISTGTGSGKTEAFLFPILNHCLKLRDENASDGIVAVLVYPMNALAKDQLDRLRYMLAGSGITFGMYIGTTAINAGNIKNIHRMENGQGKLDFLALKTKYREMEMMQVSPAEERLTEAEIAEHPPRILITNVKQLELLMTRPKDIKMFLNSQLQFLVFDEAHTYSGIAGAEVSCLIRRLRTLAGKAADEVCCIGTSATIVDPDLGDTAGKIFAHRFFGIDTDKISVIEEEYETEKFPLERYNPNSPSQDTILILEKIQLALEQSNDTLLAEAYKDLTGSILSLSNNVYESLFNDLKSNNYIYSLFTQLEKPLGINDVIQRVLTLLLRKDRSSTEKNRAELLCYLALGSAAVKDDNPLLKPKLHYFVKGLEGAVIAFEKTSPNSGHKIRLFLSKQEASEFLGYDEKAYLPLFVCKTCGQHYFESYHQYLDIDGKNIKGGQAEGNNVMWVPANELPENRVILTDRFVSEIDDIDGNIGARLEKSREEIFFCHHCGTLQKDREDKCANPKCKRYGTIVKLYILPTENGKLIACPSCKSRAKAFGRNIEPIRPLRAVTVSDVHILSQNMINATRKDNQKLIVFSDNRQDAAFQAGWTQDHARRYRFRHLIYQFLKESKQPVSIGDIADYLFQLFIVDKSVGVILAPEVYELYKPEDYGTRFPNELKYYLRIQILRELGTSFNQKEGLEGWGLLKVLYSGLTSENNWINEWAEKLDIDVIKLIEGIASLLDVFRRNRYLYDINAPIFSKSWNEGDLEIQQGYLPLIIGPTNRPIPPKGIIERSVNFKNPYQANFRSKRGQSLPENFINKWQINSNELKESFLDELWQFLAHDLKLLKPVTFYGKNSRVLEANIYQLDASRIGLISQWETYECNVCHRIHSRLNPSNACTTMHCRGSITIKEPSLENYNIDLITGEFSMLKPHEHTAQIPAEIREKIIEPEFKKVNGKYNTLFATPTLELGVDIGALDMVLMRNMPPTPANYWQRAGRAGRRHRLAVVFTYARRSKHDLYYFEEPNFMLDGIVTTPKFNLRNEVMVRKHVHAVILSEMLRLLQLENLPNGFEENDIAEIESNLFQAFPHFIKKYLFDTAGNYLMKPVNVGSLKNFISKHVDHFNIIIRKVFDQYWPEKDREIINNATLTTFILELGDKLQDLIDLLHLRMKWAVNLQEKYIQYQAQRLLNPEEEKILQRCKYYLKELNQENQDNYTLNVLANEGFLPGYGLYDTGIKAFAHQSFVAEGNKPDFDLSRPSFIALREFIPGNLIYANGGRFRNVLYRIQANDNKDFIKTVSVNLDKKVINFESESQNIIAYSDPKSFNIQSIPISDSDIQYISRISDEEINRFQLPVVILGKPSKSRRSGKVFSCNNSSIQLLYGQRISLFNLGPSELIVKQKGYPICTVCGATRSPFASKAEIDHFQDFHKGRCGKIPQYVAFRAEDNVDGILLHYFNDEKSAINVIEGIIMGASIKLEMERNDLYTMIFRNNDDTYNALLYDPMPGGSGLLDQIMDNWKDIIEISIRLLENCSNKCEESCYTCMRTYTNSFYHNILDRHLTITLLSEYNYKAIFEHDLEPQEDISETAKENKGTNKAEYDLIKILKQYGFPEFETQKRIQIGPPYNSTVPDLYYEDQAKEIFLAIYLDGLSKRIHGNEDRRKIDLVIRQQLEAIGYDVIEIATSDLGDPEAFKLSLKRIASKMKRKDILENLSTK encoded by the coding sequence ATGGACATTTTCAATCCTATAAAATTCGCGAATAATGTCAACTCCAAGTTTCTTAACTACCAGTTGACAGCTTTCCCTTTATCTGATCCTGATCTTTCTGAACAGGCAAGGCAATTGCTTAAAGGCGGAATCGACTTTAAACCACTGATCAAAGGACCTTATGTTTCTATCAGTCGTTCTTTTAAATGGGGTAGAAACCTGAAAGACCTTGCAAATAAAGGATATGTACATCCGGCTCTACCAGGTTTATCTGATTATCCACAAATGTTCATGCACCAGGACAAAGCTTTGCAGGAAATTTCAAAAGGCCGGCATTGCCTGATTTCCACAGGAACCGGTTCTGGGAAGACAGAAGCATTTTTATTTCCGATTCTTAACCACTGTTTAAAGCTGAGAGATGAAAATGCTTCTGACGGAATTGTGGCCGTGTTGGTTTACCCGATGAATGCACTTGCAAAAGACCAACTGGATAGGTTAAGGTACATGCTTGCCGGTTCGGGAATTACTTTCGGAATGTACATTGGCACTACAGCTATAAATGCAGGGAATATTAAAAATATCCATCGCATGGAAAATGGACAGGGAAAATTAGATTTTCTTGCCCTGAAAACTAAATATCGTGAAATGGAAATGATGCAGGTTTCCCCTGCCGAAGAAAGGCTTACAGAAGCAGAAATTGCTGAACACCCACCCCGCATACTAATTACAAACGTTAAACAATTGGAACTATTGATGACCCGTCCTAAGGACATTAAGATGTTCCTTAATTCTCAACTTCAATTTTTGGTTTTTGATGAAGCACACACCTATTCAGGTATTGCAGGTGCTGAAGTCTCATGCTTAATCAGGAGATTAAGAACATTGGCAGGAAAAGCCGCTGATGAAGTTTGTTGTATTGGCACATCTGCAACAATTGTCGATCCGGATTTAGGTGATACTGCGGGTAAGATATTCGCCCACAGATTCTTTGGAATAGATACCGACAAAATTTCTGTAATCGAAGAGGAGTACGAAACTGAAAAATTCCCGTTGGAGAGGTATAATCCTAACTCACCTAGCCAGGATACCATTTTAATCCTTGAGAAAATACAACTTGCCCTAGAACAATCTAATGATACTCTGTTAGCTGAAGCATATAAAGACTTAACAGGTTCAATATTGTCATTGTCAAACAATGTATATGAATCTCTATTTAATGATTTAAAATCAAATAATTACATCTATTCTTTGTTTACACAACTAGAAAAACCTTTAGGAATAAATGATGTAATTCAGCGTGTTTTAACTCTACTTCTAAGAAAAGACAGAAGTTCAACGGAAAAAAACCGGGCTGAATTATTATGTTATCTGGCACTTGGTTCAGCTGCAGTAAAAGATGACAATCCATTATTAAAGCCCAAATTACATTATTTTGTCAAAGGTTTGGAAGGTGCAGTAATTGCTTTTGAAAAGACATCACCTAATTCCGGCCATAAAATCAGACTATTTCTTTCAAAGCAAGAAGCATCAGAATTCCTAGGATATGACGAAAAAGCTTACCTCCCATTATTCGTTTGTAAAACCTGTGGCCAGCATTATTTTGAATCCTATCACCAATATCTCGATATTGATGGAAAAAATATTAAAGGAGGTCAAGCTGAAGGCAATAATGTTATGTGGGTACCTGCTAATGAACTGCCTGAAAATAGGGTTATTTTAACTGATCGTTTTGTTTCAGAAATTGATGATATTGATGGGAATATTGGGGCACGTCTTGAAAAATCTAGAGAGGAAATATTCTTCTGCCATCATTGCGGAACGCTACAAAAAGACAGGGAAGATAAATGTGCTAATCCTAAATGTAAAAGATATGGTACGATAGTAAAACTTTATATTTTACCAACAGAAAATGGTAAATTAATCGCATGTCCTTCCTGCAAATCAAGAGCAAAAGCTTTTGGTAGAAACATTGAACCCATCCGACCTCTACGAGCTGTAACCGTCTCAGATGTTCATATTTTAAGCCAGAATATGATCAATGCAACAAGAAAAGACAATCAGAAATTAATTGTTTTTTCCGATAATCGTCAGGATGCTGCCTTCCAGGCTGGTTGGACACAAGATCATGCCAGAAGATACCGATTTAGACACTTGATATATCAGTTTTTAAAGGAAAGTAAACAACCAGTATCAATTGGAGATATCGCTGATTATTTATTTCAATTATTCATAGTTGATAAAAGTGTAGGAGTAATCCTGGCTCCCGAAGTTTATGAATTATATAAGCCCGAAGATTATGGGACAAGATTTCCAAACGAATTAAAGTATTATCTCCGAATACAAATTCTAAGGGAATTAGGAACAAGCTTTAATCAAAAAGAGGGACTAGAAGGATGGGGATTACTGAAAGTTCTTTATTCAGGATTGACTTCAGAAAACAATTGGATAAATGAATGGGCTGAGAAATTAGATATCGATGTTATTAAACTTATTGAAGGAATCGCAAGTCTTTTAGATGTTTTTCGAAGAAACCGTTATTTATATGACATCAATGCACCGATATTCAGTAAATCATGGAATGAAGGCGATCTCGAAATTCAGCAAGGATATTTACCCTTAATAATAGGACCCACAAATAGACCGATACCTCCAAAAGGTATTATTGAAAGATCAGTGAATTTTAAAAATCCATACCAGGCAAATTTTAGATCAAAAAGGGGTCAGTCGTTGCCTGAAAATTTCATAAATAAATGGCAAATAAACAGCAATGAGCTTAAAGAGAGCTTCTTAGATGAACTTTGGCAATTTTTAGCACATGATTTAAAATTATTAAAGCCTGTAACATTTTATGGAAAAAATAGTCGCGTATTGGAAGCAAATATTTATCAGTTAGATGCTTCCAGAATAGGCTTAATATCTCAATGGGAAACATATGAGTGTAATGTTTGTCATCGTATCCACTCCCGTTTAAATCCTTCAAACGCTTGTACTACTATGCACTGCAGGGGATCAATAACTATAAAAGAGCCCTCCTTAGAGAACTACAATATTGATTTAATCACTGGTGAATTTTCTATGTTAAAACCTCATGAACATACGGCACAGATACCAGCAGAAATAAGGGAGAAAATCATTGAGCCTGAATTCAAAAAAGTTAACGGTAAATACAATACCCTGTTTGCAACACCCACCTTAGAACTTGGTGTTGACATAGGTGCCCTGGATATGGTCTTAATGAGAAATATGCCCCCAACACCAGCAAATTATTGGCAAAGAGCAGGAAGAGCAGGAAGAAGACATAGGTTAGCGGTTGTTTTCACTTATGCAAGAAGAAGCAAACATGACCTATATTACTTTGAAGAACCAAATTTCATGCTGGATGGAATCGTAACTACACCAAAATTCAATCTTAGAAATGAGGTAATGGTGCGTAAGCATGTTCATGCAGTAATTCTATCTGAAATGTTGAGGCTTTTACAATTGGAAAATCTTCCTAACGGATTTGAAGAAAATGATATTGCTGAAATTGAAAGCAATTTATTTCAAGCTTTCCCACATTTTATAAAGAAATATTTATTTGATACAGCAGGAAATTACTTGATGAAACCTGTAAATGTTGGTTCGCTAAAAAATTTCATTTCAAAGCATGTTGATCATTTCAACATAATTATTAGAAAGGTTTTTGATCAATACTGGCCTGAAAAGGATCGTGAAATAATTAATAATGCAACTTTAACAACCTTCATTCTAGAACTTGGAGATAAACTTCAGGATTTAATCGATCTTCTTCATTTGAGAATGAAGTGGGCAGTAAATCTTCAGGAAAAATACATCCAGTACCAGGCTCAACGATTACTAAATCCTGAAGAGGAGAAAATACTTCAGCGATGTAAATACTACCTGAAAGAGTTAAATCAGGAAAATCAAGATAACTATACTTTAAATGTTCTTGCCAATGAAGGATTCTTACCAGGATATGGACTTTATGATACGGGTATTAAAGCTTTTGCCCATCAATCATTCGTAGCAGAAGGGAATAAACCAGATTTTGATTTATCAAGGCCGTCATTCATAGCACTACGTGAATTTATTCCCGGAAATTTGATATATGCCAATGGTGGGCGATTTCGCAACGTGCTCTACAGGATACAGGCAAACGACAACAAAGACTTTATTAAAACTGTTTCCGTTAATCTTGATAAAAAAGTCATAAATTTTGAATCTGAATCGCAAAATATTATTGCTTATAGTGATCCGAAGTCATTCAATATTCAATCAATTCCAATTAGTGATTCAGATATCCAATATATCTCAAGAATAAGCGACGAAGAAATAAACCGGTTTCAACTGCCAGTAGTAATATTGGGAAAACCTTCTAAATCCAGGAGAAGCGGGAAGGTATTTTCCTGCAATAATTCATCAATTCAACTTCTTTATGGTCAGAGGATCAGCTTGTTTAATTTAGGGCCAAGTGAGCTAATTGTAAAGCAAAAAGGGTATCCCATTTGCACTGTTTGTGGTGCAACACGTTCACCATTTGCATCAAAAGCCGAGATAGATCATTTCCAGGATTTTCATAAAGGACGATGTGGGAAGATTCCTCAATATGTAGCATTCAGAGCTGAGGACAACGTAGATGGAATTCTGCTGCATTATTTTAATGATGAAAAATCAGCGATTAATGTTATAGAAGGGATAATTATGGGTGCTTCCATAAAGCTAGAAATGGAGCGAAATGACCTTTACACTATGATTTTCCGAAATAATGATGACACATATAATGCACTACTTTACGATCCAATGCCAGGTGGATCAGGATTGCTTGATCAGATAATGGACAATTGGAAAGATATAATAGAAATCTCAATTAGATTACTTGAAAACTGCTCCAATAAATGTGAAGAAAGTTGTTATACCTGCATGAGAACATATACCAATAGCTTTTATCACAATATATTAGACAGGCATCTGACCATTACATTGCTCAGTGAATATAATTATAAAGCAATTTTCGAACATGATCTTGAACCACAAGAAGACATCTCTGAAACAGCAAAGGAAAATAAAGGGACTAATAAAGCGGAGTATGATTTGATTAAAATTTTAAAACAATACGGTTTCCCGGAATTCGAAACTCAAAAAAGGATTCAAATTGGTCCCCCATATAACTCGACAGTACCCGATCTCTATTATGAAGATCAAGCCAAAGAAATCTTCCTTGCAATTTATCTTGATGGGCTCTCAAAACGAATTCACGGCAATGAAGACAGAAGAAAAATCGACTTGGTAATTCGTCAACAATTAGAAGCCATAGGGTATGATGTGATTGAAATTGCTACGTCTGATCTTGGAGATCCAGAAGCATTCAAATTAAGTCTAAAAAGGATTGCATCAAAGATGAAGAGAAAGGATATATTGGAAAATTTATCGACAAAATAG
- a CDS encoding site-specific integrase, protein MSKIKPILFTSKKLANGKHPVMLRITHHKVGYVAIGCSCRPEEWDDEYSRLKPGFPNAKRWNNRILSDYALAEQFILDMEAKGKSFTVEDVVKHLRNDYEEIGFMKFTQQEIDRMKEVNKLGNAAVYQMALSLVKKFRNEKEFVFDDLNYTMLKELETFCYKHNNSNNTVCYYMRTIRAIYNRAIKAGCASNDLYPFRTYKFKYINPRKRALSQDEIRILKNKKLKKGSELWHAQNLFFFSFYCMGMNWTDMARLKVSNIRNGRIYYKRTKTGREYNIKISDPIKKILSHYLNGKSTDDYIFPIISRKDSHELIRKDITLHMQWFNDTLKDLASTCGIQTNLTSYVARHSWATIASRKNINIGIISEGLGHRDIKTTQTYLANFGSDELDDANDIIIDI, encoded by the coding sequence ATGTCCAAGATTAAACCGATACTTTTTACCAGTAAAAAACTTGCGAATGGAAAACATCCGGTCATGCTGCGGATCACTCACCATAAAGTTGGCTATGTAGCCATCGGTTGTTCCTGCCGTCCTGAAGAGTGGGATGATGAATATTCCCGCCTGAAACCCGGTTTTCCGAATGCCAAGAGATGGAATAACCGGATTTTATCCGATTATGCCCTGGCAGAGCAATTTATCCTGGATATGGAAGCCAAAGGAAAATCGTTCACTGTTGAGGATGTGGTTAAGCATTTACGCAATGATTATGAGGAGATTGGATTCATGAAGTTTACCCAGCAGGAAATCGACCGTATGAAAGAGGTCAATAAGCTGGGTAATGCAGCTGTTTATCAAATGGCATTGAGTCTTGTCAAGAAATTCAGGAACGAAAAGGAGTTCGTCTTTGATGATCTGAATTATACAATGCTCAAAGAGCTCGAAACCTTTTGTTATAAGCACAACAACAGTAATAATACCGTCTGTTATTATATGCGCACGATCCGGGCTATATATAACAGGGCAATAAAAGCAGGGTGTGCATCAAATGACCTGTATCCTTTCAGAACCTATAAGTTCAAATACATCAATCCCCGGAAAAGGGCACTGAGCCAGGATGAAATCCGCATTCTTAAGAATAAGAAACTCAAAAAGGGCTCGGAACTCTGGCATGCCCAGAACCTTTTTTTCTTCAGCTTCTATTGCATGGGTATGAACTGGACGGATATGGCCCGGTTGAAAGTCAGTAATATCAGGAATGGCCGGATCTACTATAAACGGACCAAGACCGGCAGGGAATATAACATTAAGATATCCGATCCCATAAAGAAGATCCTTTCACACTATTTGAATGGTAAATCAACAGACGATTACATATTTCCCATCATATCCCGGAAAGATAGCCATGAGCTGATCAGGAAGGATATAACGCTTCATATGCAATGGTTCAATGATACATTGAAGGATCTGGCCAGTACCTGCGGCATCCAGACCAACCTGACCTCCTATGTTGCACGGCATTCCTGGGCAACCATTGCCAGCCGGAAAAACATCAACATTGGCATCATCAGCGAAGGATTGGGCCACAGGGATATCAAAACCACCCAGACCTACCTGGCTAATTTTGGGAGTGATGAACTGGATGATGCCAATGATATAATTATTGATATCTGA
- a CDS encoding ion transporter, with protein sequence MKTLKKLLLNDGFILVLIIINAIVLFLQGFDFPVHVLKVLSIIDNIITMIFVAELCVKLIQYGPANFFKSAWNIFDAVIILLAVPSLFEWFTGFGGRPTEYILVLRVLRVFKFFRFIRFLPDVHKVLTGFKRAMKTSMVIILGFFVYGFIVAVLSCYLYRNTAPEYFHTPLSSFYSIFKIFTIEGWYAIPDLIAGRTNEAAAVLTRIYFVFILVTGGIFGLSLVNSVFVDAMVSDNTDPLERKVDELEKKIDKLLEMQGKRKNEKN encoded by the coding sequence ATGAAAACCCTGAAGAAATTACTGCTGAACGATGGATTCATCCTAGTCTTGATCATAATCAATGCCATCGTCTTATTCCTGCAGGGCTTTGACTTTCCGGTACATGTACTAAAAGTTTTATCCATCATTGACAACATTATCACGATGATCTTCGTGGCTGAGTTGTGTGTCAAGCTGATCCAGTACGGGCCTGCAAATTTCTTCAAATCTGCCTGGAACATTTTCGATGCAGTCATCATCCTGCTGGCCGTTCCGTCGCTCTTTGAGTGGTTTACCGGTTTTGGCGGCAGGCCGACTGAATATATCCTGGTGTTAAGGGTGCTGCGGGTATTCAAATTCTTTCGGTTCATCCGCTTCCTGCCAGACGTCCACAAGGTACTGACCGGTTTTAAGAGGGCTATGAAAACTTCAATGGTTATTATCCTGGGATTCTTTGTCTACGGATTTATCGTGGCAGTGCTCTCCTGCTATCTGTACCGCAATACAGCACCCGAATATTTTCATACCCCGCTGAGCTCGTTTTATTCCATATTCAAAATATTCACGATAGAAGGCTGGTATGCAATCCCTGATCTGATAGCAGGACGAACAAACGAAGCTGCCGCAGTCCTAACAAGAATATACTTTGTTTTCATCCTCGTGACAGGGGGTATTTTTGGTCTGTCGCTGGTTAACTCCGTCTTTGTCGACGCCATGGTCAGTGATAACACAGATCCGTTGGAACGAAAAGTTGATGAATTAGAGAAGAAGATTGATAAGCTGCTGGAAATGCAAGGAAAAAGGAAGAATGAAAAAAATTAA
- a CDS encoding DUF262 domain-containing protein: MSELKTCFKKVDYELSGLLHYIEIGDIGLPDIQRPFVWENTKVRDLFDSMYRGFPVGYLLFWENVVANGVRQIGSGEKAHVIPNRLIVDGQQRLTSLYAVIKGKKVLDASYKYRYVEIAFRPRDGKFSVTDAAIRRDPEWINNISEIWASGKSSHKIVKEYIEKINQRTTLTDDEEELISNNLDRLFDIQKYPFTALEISSIVDEEEVADIFVRINSEGVTLNQADFILTLLSVFWDEGRKALEDFSRFSRIVPESGTPSPYNYFIKPYPDQLLRVAIALGFGRGKLKSVYQILRGKDPETGAYSTQKRDEQFEILQKAQDQVLNLTNWHQFMSCLIGAGFRGEEMISSQNALLYAYAFYLMGRTRFHIPEHILQKLIGRWFFASSLTARYSMAPESTMDSDLIHLKDLQSGDLFIQELEEMIAGALTNDFWNITLPMGLESSSSRSPIYFAYLSSQILLHAPVLFSHKIIADLMDPMLKTVKKPLEKHHLFPRAWLENNEKIKDIRMINQIANFALIEWPDNIDISDGDPRRYIPEIRGHVKDENAWKKMLELHALPEQWENMTYLEFLAKRRYLMAQIIRKGYECLL; encoded by the coding sequence ATGTCTGAATTAAAAACCTGTTTCAAGAAGGTCGACTACGAACTGAGCGGCCTGCTGCACTATATCGAAATTGGGGATATCGGGCTGCCGGATATCCAGCGACCCTTCGTGTGGGAAAACACCAAAGTGAGGGACCTCTTTGATTCGATGTACAGGGGATTCCCGGTTGGGTATTTATTGTTCTGGGAAAATGTGGTAGCAAACGGAGTACGTCAGATCGGTAGCGGAGAAAAGGCCCATGTCATTCCAAACCGCCTTATCGTGGATGGTCAACAGCGTCTGACTTCCTTATATGCCGTGATAAAAGGAAAGAAGGTTCTGGATGCCAGTTACAAGTATAGGTACGTTGAAATTGCTTTCAGGCCTCGGGATGGGAAGTTCAGTGTCACTGATGCAGCTATTCGAAGGGATCCTGAGTGGATTAATAACATTTCGGAGATTTGGGCATCGGGAAAATCAAGCCATAAGATCGTCAAAGAATACATCGAGAAAATCAACCAAAGAACGACACTTACTGATGATGAAGAAGAGCTGATCAGCAATAACCTGGACCGGTTGTTTGATATTCAAAAGTACCCATTCACTGCTCTGGAGATATCTTCGATCGTTGATGAAGAAGAAGTGGCCGATATTTTCGTCCGTATCAACAGCGAAGGAGTTACTCTGAACCAGGCGGATTTTATCCTTACACTCTTATCTGTATTCTGGGATGAAGGACGAAAAGCCCTGGAAGACTTTTCACGATTCTCCAGGATTGTTCCTGAATCCGGTACGCCGTCCCCATACAATTATTTTATTAAACCCTACCCTGATCAACTATTGAGGGTGGCCATTGCCCTTGGATTTGGCCGTGGGAAACTGAAAAGTGTTTACCAGATCCTTCGGGGAAAAGATCCGGAGACAGGAGCCTATTCCACACAAAAAAGGGACGAACAATTTGAGATCCTTCAAAAGGCCCAGGATCAGGTTCTGAATCTGACAAACTGGCACCAGTTCATGAGTTGCCTGATTGGGGCAGGATTCCGGGGAGAGGAAATGATCTCTTCGCAAAATGCTCTGTTGTATGCGTATGCGTTTTACCTGATGGGGCGGACCAGATTTCATATCCCGGAACATATCCTGCAAAAGCTTATTGGACGGTGGTTCTTCGCCTCCAGCCTGACAGCCCGATATTCGATGGCACCGGAATCCACAATGGACAGCGACCTTATTCATTTGAAGGATTTGCAGTCCGGGGACCTTTTCATTCAGGAGTTAGAAGAAATGATAGCAGGGGCATTGACTAATGATTTCTGGAATATCACCTTGCCCATGGGCCTGGAAAGTTCCTCCTCACGAAGCCCCATCTATTTCGCATACCTTTCTTCACAGATTCTGCTGCATGCCCCGGTTTTGTTTTCTCATAAAATAATCGCCGATTTGATGGATCCAATGCTCAAGACAGTGAAGAAGCCATTGGAGAAACATCATCTGTTTCCCCGTGCCTGGCTGGAGAATAATGAGAAGATTAAAGACATCAGGATGATCAACCAGATCGCCAATTTCGCATTGATCGAGTGGCCCGACAACATTGACATTAGCGATGGGGATCCCAGAAGATATATACCTGAGATCAGGGGACACGTCAAGGATGAAAACGCCTGGAAGAAAATGTTGGAGTTGCATGCTCTGCCAGAACAGTGGGAAAACATGACCTATCTTGAATTTCTGGCAAAGCGCCGCTATTTGATGGCTCAGATCATCAGGAAAGGATACGAATGTTTATTGTAA
- a CDS encoding helix-turn-helix domain-containing protein yields the protein MEVITIESKAFLELMKKLEEIETRVTETGQSDPEILQGKKGTKEAWLDNDDACHLLRVSKRTLQNYRDNGTLPFSKFGNKIYYKAADIEKHLNKHYVRGFRTAR from the coding sequence ATGGAAGTAATTACAATTGAATCCAAGGCTTTTCTTGAGCTTATGAAGAAGCTCGAAGAAATTGAGACCAGAGTCACCGAAACCGGCCAATCTGATCCAGAGATCCTTCAGGGTAAAAAAGGAACCAAAGAGGCATGGCTTGATAATGATGATGCATGCCATTTATTAAGAGTCAGTAAGAGGACCCTGCAGAACTACCGTGACAATGGAACCCTGCCCTTTTCCAAGTTTGGCAATAAGATCTATTACAAGGCCGCTGACATCGAAAAGCACCTGAATAAACACTATGTCAGAGGCTTCAGGACGGCTCGATAA